In Xiphophorus couchianus chromosome 8, X_couchianus-1.0, whole genome shotgun sequence, the following proteins share a genomic window:
- the stoml2 gene encoding stomatin-like protein 2, mitochondrial, with protein sequence MLRTLCRRGGAILQQSQRFGPVQQRWASSLPMNTVVLFVPQQEAWVVERMGRYHRILEPGLNFLIPVLDRVRYVQSLKEIVIDVPEQSAVSLDNVTLQIDGVLYLRILDPFKASYGVEDPEYAVTQLAQTTMRSELGKLTLDKVFRERESLNSNIVHSINQASDDWGIRCLRYEIKDISVPPRVKESMQMQVEAERKKRATVLESEGTRESAINVAEGRKQAQILASEGEKAEHINKAAGEAQAVLAIAEAKAKAIHLLSEALTEQNGNAAASLSVAEQYVSAFSNLAKQTNTVLLPSNTGDITGMVTQAMTIYSQLAKTTPARSSAAAGEKKAELPDGLASPEEQRTQ encoded by the exons ATGTTACGGACGCTGTGTCGGAGAGGCGGCGCCATTTTGCAG CAGAGCCAGCGGTTCGGTCCGGTCCAGCAGCGCTGGGCCTCCAGTCTGCCCATGAACACAGTGGTTCTGTTCGTTCCCCAGCAGGAGGCCTGGGTGGTGGAGAGGATGGGCCGCTACCACCGCATCCTGGAGCCC GGTCTGAACTTCCTCATCCCCGTGCTGGACCGAGTGCGCTACGTCCAGAGCCTGAAGGAGATCGTGATCGACGTCCCGGAGCAATCCGCCGTCTCTCTGG ATAACGTCACGCTGCAGATCGATGGAGTGCTCTACCTGCGGATCCTGGACCCGTTTAAG GCCAGCTACGGCGTGGAGGACCCGGAGTACGCCGTCACTCAGCTCGCCCAGACCACCATGCGCTCTGAGCTGGGGAAGCTGACCCTGGACAAGGTTTTccgg GAGCGAGAGTCTCTGAACTCCAACATCGTCCACTCCATCAACCAGGCGTCGGACGACTGGGGGATCCGCTGCCTCCGCTACGAAATCAAAGACATCAGCGTCCCGCCGCGGGTCAAAGAGTCCATGCAGATGCAG GTGGAGGCTGAGCGTAAGAAGAGAGCCACTGTTCTGGAGTCTGAAGGGACGAGGGAGTCGGCCATCAACGTGGCTGAAGGTCGGAAACAAGCTCAGATTCTGGCCTCAGAGGGAGAGAAGGCAGAGCACATCAATAAAGCAGCTG GTGAAGCTCAGGCTGTGTTAGCCATAgctgaagctaaagctaaagctatCCACCTGCTGTCTGAGGCGCTAACAGAGCAG aacgGCAACGCGGCGGCCTCCCTCAGCGTGGCTGAGCAGTACGTCTCGGCGTTCTCCAACCTGGCCAAGCAGACCAACACCGTCCTGCTGCCGTCCAACACCGGCGACATCACCGGGATGGTCACTCAG GCAATGACCATCTACAGCCAGCTGGCGAAGACGACTCCTGCAAGATCATCGGCGGCGGCGGGGGAGAAGAAGGCGGAGCTTCCTGACGGTTTGGCGTCACCAGAGGAGCAGAGGACTCAGTGA
- the pigo gene encoding GPI ethanolamine phosphate transferase 3 yields the protein MKGLTVLSLLLWLCAAYFVGIYLFVGGFLLVRLEVNRTSACGDVLQPGAESADFCRGPSRFRRAVVLIIDALKIDFARFDPAKTAPRPYENKLPVLEETVSARPAQSRLYPFRADPPTTTMQRIKGFTTGSLPTFVDVGNNFASSAILEDNLIHQLGQMGKRVVFMGDDTWENLFPKKFYRSLPFPSFNVKDLHTVDNGILQHLYTTMVGDDWDVLVAHFLGVDHCGHRFGPDHPAMADKLTQMDGVIRSVMERLQDDTLLVVMGDHGMTDTGDHGGESQKETDAALFLYSPSAIFPGPPTEDEPDVVPQTDLVPTLALLLGIPIPFSSVGQVLLPLFPPQEQTQGAVRRLSQLEALWINTKQVNRFLETYSSLSSDIPPESLSELKAAFARLSSDYLGSVGSGLPPSPHLASSLQAYLTSVRDTCRATWARFNPAKMAAGLAVLTFACLACFVMSELSAALTEEKRAGLKGPVAAAITIGVAVAAVQLVARGYVEVVWCLAAGAFASEALFLLRAWRLNRPAILKNGAKVSKLSARRLLTPSLAVPLLRCASLLSDSYVIYEGRVVTFLLLSLALYVPVRLNWDGHLVPLTPDPLKSAGPLPSPALTLAAVRKESSSLIGCLGGLVLCACVSLSFHGCREEQGGCTPSPFLSPLSRLQDSQLKNLYYILSVVSLGVSAYLLRLWLCHYGNLNSSGGTAFAARWVLPLLCVCAGLHWAVSATPEDGFRKLAELIRVAQLALPRAAFALLGLGLGLIWADPLTVFVKTRAAASARSPALAPCYRASTGISPQAELRHLIPQIYQRMRRSLEDGEAGGVEDGRPAVEAYGLGTVYSAPLLLFCGLLGVGLLLLHPEGMALAFLLLLLEMAALLHIHAAAANLCGSPAANTGVFSVSWTPVVLWSLAASQFFHSTGHLPTFPSIQWGAAFVGFPDGHSGTILPACLVTLNTFASHILFAVGCPLLLFWPLVREVRGGRGVKGHGEEGEDAVMEMRLREKPQQFSAALLQLSTRYVFILGAQVFSSVCAAAILRRHLMVWKVFAPKLLFEASGFVVSCCFLLIGVTLVLRVDVAVGRWFKRLIPDASRFKLRLMTSLQGMFLIG from the exons ATGAAGGGGCTCACGGTTCTCTCCCTGCTCCTGTGGCTGTGCGCGGCCTACTTCGTGGGCATCTACCTCTTCGTGGGCGGCTTCCTGCTGGTGAGGCTGGAGGTGAACCGGACCAGCGCCTGCGGGGACGTCCTGCAGCCCGGCGCGGAGTCGGCGGACTTCTGCCGGGGTCCCTCCCGGTTCCGCAGGGCCGTCGTCCTCATCATCGACGCCCTGAAGATCGACTTCGCCCGGTTTGACCCCGCCAAGACCGCGCCGCGACCTTATGAGAACAAGCTGCCCGTGCTGGAGGAGACGGTGTCGGCCCGGCCCGCACAGAGCCGGCTGTACCCGTTCAGAGCCGACCCTCCCACCACCACCATGCAGAGGATCAAGGGCTTCACCACCGGCTCCCTGCCGACCTTTGTGGACGTTGGCAATAACTTTGCGTCCAGCGCCATCTTGGAGGACAACCTTATCCACCAGCTGGGGCAGATGG GTAAACGGGTCGTGTTTATGGGCGATGATACCTGGGAAAACCTCTTCCCTAAAAAGTTCTACCGCTCTCTGCCGTTCCCGTCCTTTAACGTCAAAGACCTGCACACGGTGGACAACGGCATCCTGCAGCATCTCTACACCACCA TGGTTGGGGACGACTGGGACGTGCTGGTGGCCCACTTCCTGGGAGTGGATCACTGCGGGCACCGGTTCGGACCCGACCACCCGGCCATGGCCGACAAGCTCACTCAGATGGACGGCGTCATCAG GTCGGTGATGGAGCGCCTGCAGGACGACACCCTGCTGGTGGTGATGGGCGACCATGGCATGACCGACACCGGAGACCACGGCGGGGAAAGCCAGAAGGAGACGGACGCCGCGCTCTTCCTCTACAGCCCGTCCGCCATCTTTCCTGGACCGCCGACTGAG gacGAGCCGGATGTTGTCCCACAGACTGACCTGGTTCCCACTCTGGCGCTGTTACTGGGAATCCCGATCCCATTCAGCAGTGTGGGTCAGGTTCTCCTGCCCCTCTTCCCCCCACAGGAGCAAACACAGGGTGCAGTTAGGCGCCTCAGCCAGCTGGAGGCGCTGTGGATCAACACAAAACAG GTCAACCGTTTCCTGGAGACGTACTCGTCTCTGTCCAGTGACATTCCTCCAGAGAGTCTCTCTGAGTTGAAAGCCGCCTTCGCCCGTCTCTCCTCTGATTACCTCGGCTCGGTCGGCTCCGGGCTGCCGCCGTCGCCTCACCTGGCCTCCTCCCTGCAGGCCTACCTGACCTCCGTCAGAGACACCTGCCGAGCCACGTGGGCCAGATTCAACCCGGCCAAGATGGCGGCCGGTCTGGCCGTCCTCACGTTCGCCTGCTTGGCGTGTTTCGTGATGTCGGAGCTCTCCGCCGCGCTGACGGAGGAGAAGCGTGCGGGACTGAAGGGTCCGGTTGCCGCAGCGATAACCATCGGGGTCGCTGTCGCCGCTGTTCAGCTGGTTGCCCGCGGTTACGTGGAGGTGGTGTGGTGTCTGGCGGCCGGCGCCTTCGCCTCGGAGGCGCTCTTTCTGTTGAGGGCGTGGCGACTGAACCGGCCGGCCATTTTAAAGAACGGAGCCAAAGTGTCGAAGCTGTCGGCGCGCCGCCTGCTGACGCCGTCCCTCGCCGTGCCGCTCCTCCGCTGCGCCTCGCTGCTCTCCGACAGCTACGTCATCTACGAAGGCCGGGTCGTGACCTTTCTCCTGCTCTCTCTGGCGCTCTACGTTCCCGTGCGCCTCAACTGGGACGGCCATCTTGTccctctgacccctgacccgCTGAAGTCGGCGGGGCCGCTGCCCTCGCCGGCGTTGACCCTGGCCGCCGTGAGGAAGGAGagcagctctctgattggctgcctgggCGGCCTGGTGCTGTGCGCCTGCGTCTCGCTGTCGTTCCACGGCTGCAGGGAGGAGCAGGGCGGCTGCACGCCGTCGCCGTTCCTCTCCCCGCTGTCCCGCCTCCAGGACAGCCAGCTGAAGAACCTCTACTACATCCTGTCCGTCGTCTCTCTGGGCGTCTCCGCCTACCTGCTGCGGCTCTGGCTGTGTCACTACGGCAACCTGAACTCGTCGGGCGGGACGGCGTTTGCCGCGCGCTGGGTCCTGCCGCTGCTGTGCGTCTGCGCCGGCCTCCATTGGGCCGTCAGCGCCACGCCGGAGGACGGGTTCAGGAAGCTGGCGGAGCTGATCCGCGTGGCGCAGCTCGCCCTGCCCAGAGCCGCCTTCGCCCTGCTGGGCCTCGGCCTCGGCCTGATCTGGGCCGACCCGCTCACCGTATTCGTGAAGACCCGCGCCGCCGCTTCGGCCAGAAGCCCCGCCCTCGCGCCGTGCTACCGAGCCAGCACCGGCATCAGCCCGCAGGCCGAGCTGCGCCACCTGATCCCGCAGATCTACCAGCGCATGCGGCGCTCGCTGGAGGACGGGGAGGCGGGTGGCGTGGAGGACGGCCGGCCCGCCGTGGAGGCGTACGGCCTGGGGACGGTCTACTCCGCCccgctgctgctgttctgcGGCCTGCTGGGAGtcgggctgctgctgctgcacccgGAGGGCATGGCGCTggccttcctgctgctgctgctggagatgGCGGCGCTGCTGCACATCCACGCCGCCGCCGCTAACCTCTGCGGGTCGCCTGCAGCGAACACAG GGGTTTTCAGCGTCTCCTGGACTCCAGTGGTTCTCTGGTCACTGGCTGCCTCCCAGTTCTTCCACTCCACTGGTCACCTGCCCACCTTCCCTTCCATCCAATGGGGCGCCGCCTTTGTTGGGTTTCCAGATGGACACAGTGGCACCATTCTGCCCGCCTGCCTGGTGACACTCAACACATTTGCCTCACACATATTATTCGCAg TGGGTTGccctctgctgctgttctggCCTCTGGTGCGTGAGGTCAGGGGGGGCAGGGGGGTGAAAGGTCACGGCGAAGAAGGCGAAGACGCCGTGATGGAAATGCGGCTGAGAGAGAAACCGCAGCAGTTCAGCGCCGCCCTGCTGCAGCTGTCAACGCGCTACGTCTTTATCCTGGGAGCTCAG gTGTTTTCTTcagtctgtgctgctgctattCTCAGGAGACACTTAATGGTGTGGAAAGTCTTTGCACCCAA GCTGCTGTTTGAGGCGTCTGGCTTCGTGGTGagctgctgcttcctgctgaTCGGAGTCACCTTGGTGCTAAGGGTCGACGTCGCTGTGGGTCGCTGGTTTAAAAGACTCATCCCAGACGCCTCCAG GTTCAAGCTCAGGTTGATGACATCACTACAGGGGatgtttctgattggctga